In Leptospira sp. WS58.C1, a single genomic region encodes these proteins:
- a CDS encoding LIC10025 family lipoprotein: protein MNKKNFPFYIPLLLILPLIVNCVEKNQAAAEYFERYFKYQDFIQTEFKDDPVRGILYGNPETDAEEKFYKKDGYFALSFRLNDIGRSGFKKELSDAPFQIFPQSPYSIFVKAEPAEFYKKPTYKVTRTVEMFSPEVSVFDIFPMIEETVEHLRNSETNQILEHSPLQKFLCRQFDCEIKKENGEIFLMYTLSERMKEQFPISYKKWNKRLGQVSFRFQLFQPGGFTKGWEFYNEGKKLILGIPDSPKGYWSSPRTLYLRTYLFLNIYGLKIDIRGLGYTLKFSRSGNTDTVTGYYNKIPETTIGGRFLSIFPPGAVNFFIPGNMDEYFDGSFKLLVEGSDGKGGTRFETKTKRNGNKTRVLLTAESEIFRDRFLPFKSSDEDDEPGFFSELGKNIVLDLRGK, encoded by the coding sequence ATGAATAAGAAAAATTTTCCTTTTTATATTCCCCTTTTATTAATTCTTCCTTTAATCGTAAACTGTGTAGAAAAAAACCAAGCTGCTGCGGAATATTTCGAACGGTATTTTAAATACCAAGACTTTATCCAAACGGAATTTAAGGACGATCCTGTACGAGGGATTTTATACGGAAATCCTGAAACCGACGCGGAGGAAAAGTTTTATAAGAAAGACGGATATTTTGCGCTTTCTTTTCGCTTGAATGATATCGGCAGAAGTGGATTTAAAAAAGAATTATCCGATGCACCTTTTCAGATATTTCCTCAGAGTCCGTATTCAATCTTCGTAAAGGCAGAACCTGCCGAGTTCTATAAAAAACCGACTTATAAGGTCACCCGCACTGTAGAAATGTTTTCTCCGGAAGTGAGTGTTTTCGACATTTTTCCTATGATAGAAGAGACCGTCGAACATCTGCGAAATTCGGAAACGAATCAAATTTTGGAACATTCTCCGCTCCAAAAATTCTTATGCCGTCAATTCGATTGTGAGATCAAAAAGGAAAACGGGGAAATCTTTCTAATGTATACCCTTTCAGAAAGGATGAAGGAACAATTTCCGATCTCTTATAAAAAATGGAATAAACGTTTGGGTCAGGTTTCCTTTCGATTTCAATTGTTTCAGCCCGGTGGATTTACGAAAGGTTGGGAATTTTATAATGAAGGTAAAAAACTCATATTAGGAATTCCTGATTCTCCGAAGGGATATTGGTCTTCTCCTAGGACTTTGTATCTTAGGACTTATTTGTTCTTAAACATTTACGGATTAAAGATAGATATTCGAGGATTAGGATATACTCTTAAGTTCAGTCGTTCCGGAAACACGGACACTGTCACAGGATACTATAATAAAATTCCGGAAACTACGATAGGTGGTAGATTTCTTTCCATTTTTCCTCCTGGAGCCGTGAACTTTTTTATCCCGGGTAATATGGATGAATACTTCGATGGAAGTTTTAAACTTCTGGTAGAAGGTTCGGACGGAAAAGGTGGGACTCGTTTCGAAACGAAAACTAAACGTAACGGGAACAAAACGAGAGTACTTCTTACCGCCGAGTCTGAAATTTTTAGAGATCGTTTTCTTCCTTTCAAGTCTAGTGACGAAGATGATGAACCCGGTTTTTTTTCGGAGTTGGGAAAAAATATCGTATTAGATTTAAGAGGTAAATAA
- a CDS encoding urate hydroxylase PuuD produces the protein MELTLFTTTNGLYYLVKYIHFLSGVTWIGMLYYFNFVQGPFFNETDADTKKNATQKLVPRALWWFRWGAMFTFLSGIVMIAIALGAQGIPHNSQWVVVILVGALFGTVMWANVWFVIWPNQKVVIAKAKGETTVDPAPNANRAFVASRTNTLFSIPMLFAMGAARNLPLNYSPEKLRVFLGIIVLLIVIFEVNALRADQNGPTVKPIKTVKAVITSGVIFALVTYVLMEVLLTA, from the coding sequence ATGGAATTAACCCTGTTTACCACCACGAACGGGCTTTATTACTTAGTTAAGTACATTCACTTTTTATCCGGGGTAACCTGGATTGGAATGTTGTACTACTTCAACTTCGTACAAGGTCCTTTCTTTAACGAGACCGATGCGGATACAAAAAAGAACGCAACTCAGAAATTAGTTCCACGCGCATTATGGTGGTTCCGTTGGGGTGCAATGTTTACCTTCCTGTCCGGTATCGTGATGATCGCGATTGCACTTGGAGCTCAAGGTATTCCGCATAATTCCCAATGGGTAGTCGTAATTCTAGTAGGTGCACTTTTCGGAACGGTTATGTGGGCGAACGTTTGGTTCGTAATCTGGCCGAATCAAAAAGTTGTGATCGCAAAAGCTAAGGGAGAGACTACTGTGGACCCTGCTCCTAATGCAAACCGTGCATTCGTAGCATCTAGGACTAACACTTTGTTCTCTATTCCGATGCTATTCGCGATGGGAGCGGCTCGTAATCTTCCGTTGAATTATAGTCCTGAGAAGTTGAGAGTTTTCCTCGGAATTATCGTACTTTTGATCGTTATTTTCGAAGTGAATGCTTTAAGAGCGGACCAAAACGGACCTACTGTTAAGCCGATCAAAACCGTAAAAGCGGTAATTACTAGCGGAGTGATCTTTGCTTTAGTTACTTATGTTCTGATGGAAGTTCTTTTAACTGCTTAA
- a CDS encoding c-type cytochrome — MNPFQINRGGSEKGGIHRLSFLSFLLLLFFALIFSFCKESKPLSPEAEAGRGLYMANCIACHNANPKIDGAVGPSVANSSYELLEARMRGEYPPGYVPKRQSTAMTRFNFTEAQLKSLEEFLKQ; from the coding sequence ATGAATCCATTCCAAATCAATCGGGGTGGAAGCGAGAAGGGCGGGATTCACCGCCTTTCTTTTTTGAGCTTTCTACTCTTACTATTTTTTGCACTTATTTTCTCTTTCTGTAAAGAATCCAAACCACTATCTCCGGAAGCCGAAGCAGGTAGAGGATTGTATATGGCAAACTGTATCGCTTGCCACAATGCTAATCCTAAAATCGATGGAGCCGTAGGACCATCTGTGGCAAATTCTTCTTATGAATTATTGGAAGCTAGAATGCGGGGAGAATATCCTCCAGGATACGTACCTAAACGCCAAAGCACTGCGATGACCCGTTTTAATTTTACGGAAGCTCAACTTAAGTCTTTGGAAGAGTTTTTGAAACAATAA
- a CDS encoding inositol monophosphatase family protein → MESLAPPIDFPLEEVKKRVKSVQSVSGLILESARKLQKEIRVFGIVSDSEEKERIHKADELMGKFLIDFIRQNFPNDSIISEDYFKHEGSNSFRWVLDPIDGSMNFVRGIPLYCVSVGLEHRETPVAGVVFAPELDTRYSAILSQGAFKNGLRIDVSNTDALARSLLVSSFPTNRKEILNEVISDITAFISCGRSMRRTGSFVLDTCWVAEGVLDGIWEKGVKLWDTVASSVILTEAGGKLTDFQGKHFLSGQAEVVASNGRIHKQIIDILRNVRISIGRN, encoded by the coding sequence ATGGAATCCTTAGCACCTCCCATAGATTTCCCTCTCGAAGAAGTGAAGAAGAGAGTGAAATCAGTCCAATCCGTATCCGGGCTTATACTGGAATCCGCTCGCAAACTCCAGAAAGAGATCCGAGTTTTTGGGATCGTTAGCGACTCCGAAGAAAAAGAACGTATTCATAAAGCCGACGAATTGATGGGAAAATTCCTGATCGATTTTATCAGACAAAACTTTCCAAACGACTCCATCATTTCAGAAGATTATTTTAAACACGAAGGAAGCAATTCTTTCCGTTGGGTTTTGGACCCTATCGACGGATCCATGAATTTTGTAAGAGGTATCCCTCTCTATTGTGTATCCGTAGGACTCGAACATAGAGAAACTCCAGTCGCAGGAGTTGTATTCGCCCCAGAACTGGACACACGTTACTCCGCAATTTTAAGCCAAGGCGCTTTTAAGAACGGACTCAGAATCGACGTATCTAACACGGACGCACTTGCGAGATCCCTTTTGGTATCCAGCTTTCCCACGAACAGAAAGGAAATTTTAAACGAGGTCATCTCAGACATCACTGCGTTTATCAGTTGCGGTAGATCCATGAGAAGGACCGGATCATTTGTTTTAGATACTTGTTGGGTGGCAGAAGGTGTACTCGATGGAATCTGGGAGAAGGGTGTAAAACTCTGGGATACGGTTGCTAGCTCCGTAATCTTAACGGAAGCCGGCGGAAAACTCACCGACTTTCAAGGAAAACATTTCTTATCCGGTCAGGCGGAAGTAGTAGCTTCCAATGGAAGGATCCATAAACAGATCATCGACATTCTACGAAATGTTCGGATCTCCATTGGAAGAAACTGA